A portion of the Simkania negevensis Z genome contains these proteins:
- a CDS encoding MGH1-like glycoside hydrolase domain-containing protein codes for MLAEKKRLKENKKREKYWKHWGPYLPERQWGTVREDYSKDGNAWTYFPYEEAMSRAYRWGEDGIAGISDTHQRLCLAFSFWNEKDLLLKERIFGLTNLEGNHGEDVKEYYYFLDNTPTHSYMKYLYKYPHSAYPYEEIRKANAERSQKEPEYELVDTGIFNHNRYFDIFIEYAKDSPTDIYVRLTVCNRGNEQQVLHILPTLWSRNTWFKEGVEKPVIEEVDGKIKASHPTLGTYYLYGDEAEELLFTENETNEQVVMGAQERKGFAKDGFNDYLVKRDTTAVNSEKKGTKAAFHYKFLIPPHGEKVIHLRLTTEGEEKKPLSDASKVFKARFREAEEFYGELYPKCSEGLSEIGRQALAGMLWNKMYYNLIVPEWLKGDPNFRPPLPPHDSCSARNSEWLHLYSDDIFSVPDTWEFPQFFSWDSAFHAIPLAMVDPDFAKRQLYILAQEWYMHPNGQLAAYEWNFYDVNPPVHAWATWRVYKIEQKRTGETDRFFLERVFQKLLLNFTWWVNRKDSGGRNIFQGGFLGLDNISVFNRSEHLPKGGILYQSDATSWMAMFCLNMLTIALELAKEDRTYEDMANKFYNHFLLIADAINFSADRSHPLWNEEDGFYYDVLKLPTGEEMPIKVHSLVGLMPLLAVMTIDPKTLESLPIFKNKMDWFINHRHDLCSKVACMKTPGNEERRILAILDKDKLTKLLKMMLNEEEFLSPYGIRAVSKCHEKNPFTLKIDGESYCVDYEPAESTSRLFGGNSNWRGPIWFPINVLIIESLQKFHHYHGDDFKVECPTGSGNMMNLWEVAAELSRRLISIFEKDETGSRPVFGDREKFKTDPHFQDYILFHEYFHGNTGQGLGANHQMGWTGFVAKLIKQLSDYQ; via the coding sequence ATGCTAGCTGAAAAAAAACGGTTAAAGGAAAACAAAAAGAGGGAAAAATATTGGAAGCATTGGGGGCCTTATCTTCCAGAAAGGCAATGGGGCACTGTTCGCGAAGATTATAGTAAAGATGGGAATGCATGGACCTACTTCCCTTATGAAGAGGCCATGTCCCGTGCATATCGATGGGGAGAAGATGGGATTGCTGGTATTTCAGATACTCATCAGCGCCTGTGTCTAGCTTTTTCGTTTTGGAACGAAAAAGACCTCCTTTTAAAGGAGCGGATCTTTGGGTTAACTAACCTTGAAGGAAACCATGGGGAAGATGTCAAAGAGTACTATTACTTTCTCGACAATACTCCAACACATTCCTACATGAAGTACCTCTATAAATATCCTCATTCAGCCTATCCCTACGAAGAAATTCGCAAGGCCAATGCCGAGCGTTCCCAAAAAGAACCCGAATACGAACTTGTCGATACCGGCATATTTAATCACAATCGTTACTTCGATATCTTTATTGAATATGCCAAAGATTCCCCGACAGATATCTATGTACGATTGACTGTATGCAATAGGGGAAATGAGCAACAAGTCCTCCACATTCTTCCCACACTTTGGTCACGAAATACGTGGTTTAAAGAAGGGGTTGAAAAACCGGTGATCGAAGAAGTTGATGGGAAGATCAAAGCCTCTCACCCTACTTTGGGAACCTATTATCTCTATGGAGATGAAGCTGAAGAACTACTTTTCACAGAAAATGAAACCAACGAACAAGTCGTTATGGGAGCCCAAGAGCGAAAAGGGTTTGCGAAAGATGGATTTAATGACTATCTCGTTAAACGGGATACGACAGCAGTGAACAGCGAAAAAAAAGGAACAAAAGCAGCCTTCCATTACAAGTTTTTGATTCCTCCGCATGGCGAAAAAGTGATTCATCTTCGCTTGACAACAGAAGGAGAAGAAAAAAAGCCCTTAAGTGATGCTTCAAAAGTTTTTAAAGCCCGGTTTCGTGAAGCAGAAGAGTTTTATGGTGAGCTTTACCCCAAATGTTCCGAAGGTCTCAGCGAAATTGGACGTCAAGCGTTAGCTGGGATGCTGTGGAACAAGATGTATTACAACCTCATCGTTCCCGAATGGCTCAAAGGAGATCCCAATTTTCGACCGCCCCTCCCACCTCATGATTCATGCTCTGCCAGAAACAGTGAGTGGCTCCACCTCTATTCCGACGATATCTTTTCTGTTCCCGATACATGGGAATTTCCTCAGTTTTTCTCTTGGGATAGTGCTTTCCATGCCATTCCTCTTGCCATGGTCGATCCTGACTTTGCAAAAAGGCAGCTCTACATTCTGGCACAAGAGTGGTACATGCATCCCAATGGACAACTTGCGGCATATGAATGGAACTTTTACGATGTGAATCCACCAGTTCATGCTTGGGCAACTTGGAGGGTTTATAAAATCGAGCAAAAACGAACAGGAGAAACCGACCGGTTTTTCTTAGAGCGTGTTTTTCAAAAGCTCTTGCTCAACTTTACCTGGTGGGTCAACCGAAAAGATTCAGGAGGGCGTAATATTTTCCAAGGAGGGTTCTTAGGGCTGGATAATATCAGTGTTTTCAACCGTAGTGAACACTTGCCTAAAGGTGGAATTCTATACCAGTCTGACGCAACGAGTTGGATGGCTATGTTTTGTCTCAATATGCTGACCATTGCCCTTGAACTTGCAAAAGAAGATCGTACTTATGAAGATATGGCCAATAAGTTTTACAATCACTTCCTTTTGATTGCCGATGCCATCAATTTTTCAGCAGATCGTTCACACCCCTTATGGAATGAAGAAGACGGTTTTTATTACGATGTCTTAAAACTCCCAACAGGGGAAGAAATGCCCATCAAAGTCCATTCTCTTGTCGGACTTATGCCACTCCTTGCTGTCATGACAATTGACCCTAAAACACTTGAATCCCTACCGATTTTTAAGAATAAAATGGATTGGTTTATCAATCACCGTCACGATCTTTGCAGCAAGGTGGCTTGTATGAAAACTCCAGGAAATGAAGAGCGCCGCATTCTTGCAATCCTCGACAAAGATAAACTGACAAAACTCCTCAAAATGATGCTAAATGAAGAGGAGTTTTTAAGTCCATACGGCATCCGTGCTGTTTCCAAATGCCATGAGAAAAATCCATTCACTTTAAAAATCGATGGAGAAAGCTACTGCGTTGATTATGAGCCTGCTGAATCAACAAGCCGACTTTTTGGAGGGAACTCCAATTGGCGAGGTCCCATTTGGTTTCCAATTAATGTTCTGATCATCGAGTCGCTGCAAAAGTTTCATCACTACCATGGGGATGACTTCAAAGTCGAATGTCCCACAGGTTCGGGCAACATGATGAATCTTTGGGAAGTGGCAGCCGAGCTTTCTCGTCGCCTGATTAGCATTTTTGAAAAAGATGAAACAGGATCGCGCCCCGTTTTTGGCGATCGGGAAAAGTTCAAAACAGATCCCCATTTCCAAGATTACATTCTGTTTCACGAATACTTTCATGGAAACACAGGGCAAGGACTGGGAGCGAACCATCAAATGGGGTGGACTGGCTTTGTCGCCAAGCTGATCAAACAGCTCAGCGACTATCAGTGA
- a CDS encoding dihydrolipoyl dehydrogenase family protein, with product MYDIIVIGAGAGGLVIAIGAAKAGKKTLLIEKGEFGGDCTNYGCIPSKSLIASAQVAHTIKSAEKHGIQTGPITIDTGKVLDRVRDIVETIRSHEDPEALQKHGVKTLKGTASFKDRHTLFVNETQVRGKQIVIATGSTPFVPLIAGLEKTPFYTNENIFHLKQLPKSMIFLGGGPISCELSQALARLGTEVILIENEKILAREDGDARQVLEATLQKEGVSLILGDRPKKILLDDRYTVWVGGRVVQADALFIGTGRRPNLRSLNLDKAEVKWTQNGIVVNKYGRTNQRHIWAVGDATGQPFFTHNAENQARTVLKNLLLPFKFKKSNQPLPRTTYTDPEISSIGLLEEEALQKYGAKKLAIYTVSLAEVDRNLTSGHTEGFVKIITKKWSSQIIGATIVGPRAGEMLMEISMAMFTKTPLRKLSNLIHPYPTYNLAIRKAADLYLTQTLLGAFKRKS from the coding sequence ATGTACGATATCATTGTTATCGGCGCCGGAGCTGGCGGACTTGTCATTGCCATAGGTGCGGCAAAAGCCGGAAAAAAAACTTTGCTCATTGAAAAAGGTGAATTCGGTGGGGATTGCACCAACTACGGGTGTATTCCAAGTAAGTCTTTGATTGCATCAGCACAAGTCGCCCACACAATCAAATCGGCTGAAAAGCACGGCATTCAAACAGGGCCCATTACAATCGATACAGGAAAAGTTCTCGATCGTGTTCGGGATATTGTCGAGACAATTCGATCGCATGAAGATCCAGAAGCTTTGCAAAAACACGGCGTTAAAACTCTCAAAGGAACAGCTTCTTTTAAAGATCGTCATACCCTTTTCGTCAATGAAACGCAGGTGCGTGGAAAACAGATTGTCATTGCTACCGGATCGACTCCTTTTGTCCCACTCATCGCAGGACTTGAAAAGACCCCCTTTTATACCAACGAAAATATTTTCCATTTAAAACAACTTCCCAAAAGTATGATCTTTCTTGGCGGCGGCCCAATTTCATGTGAATTGTCTCAAGCTCTTGCTCGGCTTGGAACAGAGGTCATCCTAATTGAAAATGAAAAAATTCTAGCGCGTGAAGACGGAGATGCTCGCCAGGTTCTAGAAGCTACTTTGCAAAAAGAAGGTGTTTCTCTTATCTTGGGAGATCGTCCTAAAAAAATCCTTCTTGATGACCGTTATACAGTGTGGGTCGGAGGCCGCGTCGTTCAAGCGGATGCTCTATTTATTGGAACCGGGAGACGTCCCAATTTAAGATCTCTCAATCTCGATAAGGCTGAAGTAAAGTGGACGCAAAATGGAATTGTCGTCAATAAGTACGGACGGACAAATCAACGTCACATTTGGGCTGTAGGTGATGCAACAGGACAACCCTTCTTCACCCATAATGCGGAAAACCAAGCCCGAACAGTGCTCAAAAACCTCCTTCTTCCCTTCAAGTTTAAAAAGTCGAATCAACCTCTTCCCAGAACAACCTATACTGATCCGGAAATTTCAAGTATTGGGTTGCTTGAAGAAGAAGCCCTGCAAAAATATGGAGCCAAAAAACTTGCCATTTACACGGTCTCTCTAGCTGAAGTCGACCGAAATCTGACGAGTGGGCACACAGAAGGATTTGTCAAAATCATCACAAAAAAATGGAGCAGCCAAATTATTGGAGCAACAATTGTAGGGCCAAGAGCTGGTGAAATGCTCATGGAAATCAGCATGGCAATGTTTACAAAAACCCCCTTAAGAAAACTAAGTAATCTCATTCATCCCTACCCTACGTATAATTTAGCCATTCGAAAGGCAGCAGATCTTTATCTCACGCAAACGCTATTAGGAGCTTTCAAACGAAAATCATGA
- a CDS encoding TVP38/TMEM64 family protein: MSWKKWIPILVIIILMVVAYFSGVTDYLTFDNLKVHRAKLLNHIHAHPILSPLLYILFYIIVVALSLPGGTLLTLFGGFLFGVPIGTIYVLIGATIGATCIFIAAKTAFGDVLKRKAGPFLSKMEKGFQKNVISYLLFLRFIPLFPFWLVNLAPAFFQVRIWTYIWTTFIGIIPGTYVYSQAGSGLGAIFDTGQTFSLDAVFNLQIKVALVVLGVFVLIPIFIKPLIKKYGKNNDR, translated from the coding sequence ATGAGTTGGAAAAAATGGATTCCCATCTTAGTTATCATCATTTTGATGGTTGTCGCTTACTTTTCAGGTGTCACTGACTATCTCACGTTTGACAATTTAAAAGTTCACCGTGCAAAGTTGCTAAACCACATTCATGCCCATCCGATCCTCTCTCCCCTCCTCTATATCCTCTTCTACATCATTGTCGTTGCCTTATCTCTTCCCGGGGGCACCCTCTTAACTCTTTTCGGAGGCTTCCTTTTTGGGGTTCCCATTGGAACTATCTACGTTTTGATCGGAGCTACAATTGGAGCTACGTGCATTTTCATCGCCGCTAAAACCGCTTTTGGAGATGTCCTCAAAAGGAAAGCCGGACCTTTCTTAAGTAAAATGGAAAAAGGGTTTCAAAAAAATGTCATCAGCTACCTTCTCTTTTTGCGCTTTATTCCCCTCTTCCCTTTTTGGCTTGTGAATCTTGCTCCTGCCTTTTTCCAAGTCCGAATTTGGACTTATATTTGGACCACATTCATCGGGATCATTCCAGGAACGTATGTCTATTCTCAAGCGGGAAGTGGACTTGGAGCCATTTTTGATACAGGACAAACATTTTCACTCGATGCGGTTTTTAATTTGCAAATTAAGGTCGCCCTAGTTGTCTTAGGTGTCTTCGTTTTAATTCCTATATTTATTAAACCTTTAATCAAGAAGTACGGCAAAAATAATGATCGATAG
- a CDS encoding CDP-alcohol phosphatidyltransferase family protein: protein MIDSYFRSPYQKRIIHPLLKWNFLSRISPALLTLFGLLFGLLVPFFLAWHLSFFAFIALITSGFFDTLDGSLARSQQATSNRGAVFDIIADRAVEWGVILGLYFYDPSRSLLCLLMIGSILLCITSFLVVGMFQENKSEKSFHYSPGLMERAEAFIFFSLMILLPQFFTVLATLFVALVLLTAILRTYQFKSQ, encoded by the coding sequence ATGATCGATAGCTATTTCCGTTCCCCTTATCAAAAAAGGATCATTCACCCCTTACTTAAATGGAATTTTCTGAGCCGTATTTCGCCTGCATTACTCACCCTCTTTGGCCTACTTTTCGGACTTCTCGTGCCTTTCTTTCTCGCATGGCACCTCTCATTCTTTGCGTTCATTGCTCTCATCACCTCGGGTTTTTTTGACACACTTGACGGGTCTCTTGCACGAAGCCAACAAGCCACTTCCAATCGAGGAGCTGTCTTTGACATCATTGCAGATCGCGCTGTGGAATGGGGAGTGATTTTAGGACTCTATTTCTATGACCCTTCCAGAAGTTTACTTTGCCTACTGATGATAGGAAGCATTCTCCTTTGTATCACTTCGTTTTTGGTAGTGGGAATGTTTCAAGAAAATAAGTCTGAAAAAAGCTTTCATTACAGTCCAGGATTGATGGAGCGGGCTGAAGCCTTTATCTTTTTTTCGCTAATGATTCTCCTCCCTCAATTCTTTACTGTCTTAGCAACCCTCTTCGTTGCATTGGTCCTCTTAACCGCAATCCTACGCACCTACCAATTTAAGTCTCAATAA